In the Pseudothauera hydrothermalis genome, one interval contains:
- a CDS encoding M61 family metallopeptidase, with product MTDPIHYRICPLYPRAHRFAVSVTVAEPDPEGQVFSLPAWIPGSYMIREFARNIVSIRAEADGKAVALEKLDKHSWRAARVPAGRALTLHYEVYAWDLSVRAAHLDHTHAFFNGTSVFLKVHGHSARPCTVDIQPPVDERLRDWRVITALPRASGRGAAKAYGFGLYRAADYDELIDHPVEMGRFTLGSFQVGEVVHDVALTGRHDCDMVRLTADLKRICAWQVDLFGAPAPMDYYAFLVMIVGDGYGGLEHRASTALLASRADLPYAGMKAMTKGYRQFLGLCSHEYFHTWNVKRIKPAAFTPYDLAAENYTRLLWAFEGFTSYYDDLALVRSGVIEVDDYLALIGQTLSNVLRTPGRRRQSVAESSFDAWIKYYRQDENAPNAIVSYYAKGALVALALDLQLRAASAGQKSLDDVMRLLWQHYGQTGIGVPEDGIFAAVAQIGGTSLARWLRRAVEGTDDLPLARLLKPFGIVCTAEPASTAPWLGAKLAVDGEPRLVHVYDDGPAQRAGLSAGDVLVALDGLKVDARGLDAMLARRRPGERIELYAFRRDELLRFELELATPPADQISLKPAAKASAAARRLRRGWLGR from the coding sequence ATGACCGACCCCATCCATTACCGCATCTGTCCTCTTTACCCCCGAGCGCACCGCTTTGCGGTCAGCGTCACGGTGGCCGAACCGGACCCCGAAGGCCAGGTTTTCAGCCTGCCGGCCTGGATACCCGGCAGCTACATGATCCGTGAGTTTGCGCGCAACATCGTCAGCATCCGCGCAGAGGCGGACGGTAAAGCGGTGGCGCTGGAAAAGCTCGACAAGCATAGCTGGCGGGCTGCGCGGGTACCGGCCGGCCGCGCGCTTACCCTGCATTACGAAGTCTATGCCTGGGATCTGTCGGTGCGTGCGGCCCATCTGGATCACACCCACGCTTTTTTCAACGGCACCAGCGTGTTTTTGAAGGTCCACGGCCACAGCGCACGGCCGTGCACGGTGGATATCCAGCCGCCGGTGGATGAGCGCTTGCGCGACTGGCGGGTCATTACCGCGCTGCCGCGGGCATCCGGTCGCGGCGCTGCAAAGGCTTATGGCTTTGGTCTGTACCGTGCGGCTGATTACGACGAGCTGATCGACCATCCGGTGGAAATGGGGCGCTTTACCCTGGGCAGTTTCCAAGTTGGCGAGGTAGTGCATGACGTGGCGCTGACCGGCCGTCACGACTGCGACATGGTGCGTCTTACCGCGGACCTGAAACGCATTTGCGCCTGGCAGGTGGACTTGTTCGGCGCGCCCGCGCCGATGGATTACTACGCTTTTCTGGTCATGATCGTCGGCGATGGCTACGGCGGTCTGGAGCATCGCGCCTCCACCGCGCTGCTGGCTAGTCGCGCCGATCTGCCGTATGCCGGCATGAAGGCGATGACCAAGGGCTACCGACAGTTTCTCGGTCTGTGCAGCCATGAGTACTTCCACACCTGGAACGTCAAACGCATCAAGCCGGCAGCTTTTACGCCCTACGATCTGGCGGCGGAAAACTACACCCGCCTGTTGTGGGCCTTTGAAGGCTTCACCTCGTATTACGACGATCTGGCCTTGGTACGCAGCGGGGTGATCGAGGTGGACGACTACCTCGCGCTGATCGGCCAGACGCTTTCCAACGTGCTGCGCACACCGGGGCGCCGACGGCAGAGCGTGGCCGAATCCAGTTTCGATGCCTGGATCAAGTACTACCGTCAGGACGAAAACGCTCCTAACGCCATCGTCAGCTACTATGCCAAGGGGGCGTTGGTGGCGCTGGCGCTGGATTTGCAACTGCGTGCGGCAAGCGCCGGGCAAAAAAGCCTGGACGACGTGATGCGTCTGCTCTGGCAGCACTATGGGCAGACCGGTATCGGCGTGCCCGAGGACGGTATTTTTGCCGCGGTGGCGCAGATTGGCGGCACATCCTTGGCACGTTGGCTGCGCCGCGCGGTGGAAGGCACTGACGATTTGCCGCTCGCCCGCCTGCTCAAACCGTTTGGGATTGTCTGTACCGCCGAACCGGCCAGCACAGCCCCTTGGCTGGGGGCCAAGCTGGCCGTCGACGGTGAGCCCAGACTGGTTCATGTGTATGACGACGGACCGGCTCAGCGCGCCGGATTGTCGGCGGGCGATGTGCTGGTGGCGCTCGATGGGCTGAAGGTCGACGCTCGCGGCCTGGACGCGATGCTGGCCCGCCGCCGGCCCGGCGAGCGCATCGAACTTTACGCTTTCAGACGTGACGAGCTGCTCCGCTTTGAACTGGAACTGGCTACCCCACCGGCTGATCAGATCAGCCTCAAGCCGGCGGCAAAAGCCTCGGCGGCGGCACGCCGGCTGCGCCGGGGTTGGCTGGGGCGCTAA
- a CDS encoding Y-family DNA polymerase, translating into MYWLALRLPDLPLQVFSRGSADPGLLAITEAHPRQQVVAASPAARARGVRAGDSVASALAVAPDLQLRPRALELEAATLTELAQWAGRFTPQISLDPPDGLVLEVSTSLRLFGGLQALADTLVDELRTLSLHGQLGGAPTPMAARWLAACRPGTLIPADHGWQDCLSALPLAVLADAGVGQDILMLLHGIGARNLGDVLRLPRDGLARRQAAAVSAALARARGDTPDLRDWFVAPARYTATVAMAAPTDQLAPLLFAARRLFAGQAAWLAARQMAAEYCRLTLVHESGPTTVLDLYCGAPSRDEARLGLLARERLAALALPAPVEALQLTSGAPVALAPKSGDLFGDPDATQHNAGLLLERLIARLGTDAVIGVQPCADHRPERAWRPVRPATRPPAHASAPGLRPLWLLAEPQALRYRAALTLLAGPERIESGWWDGADVRRDYYVAQHKDGALCWVFHPLDKPDEWYVHGYFG; encoded by the coding sequence ATCCTGGCCTGCTGGCCATCACCGAAGCGCATCCCCGCCAACAAGTGGTGGCCGCCAGTCCGGCCGCGCGTGCGCGTGGCGTGCGTGCGGGCGACAGTGTGGCAAGCGCGCTGGCCGTGGCACCCGATCTGCAACTGCGTCCGCGCGCCTTGGAACTCGAAGCGGCCACGCTGACAGAGCTGGCCCAGTGGGCCGGGCGTTTCACCCCTCAAATCAGCCTGGATCCGCCCGACGGGCTGGTGCTGGAAGTCTCCACCAGCCTACGCCTGTTCGGCGGTCTGCAGGCTCTGGCCGACACTCTTGTCGATGAATTGCGCACACTGAGTCTGCACGGCCAACTTGGCGGCGCACCGACGCCCATGGCCGCGCGCTGGCTGGCTGCCTGTCGTCCCGGCACTTTAATCCCCGCGGATCACGGTTGGCAGGACTGCCTGAGCGCTTTGCCGCTCGCGGTACTGGCCGATGCCGGAGTGGGACAAGACATTTTGATGCTGTTACACGGCATTGGCGCCCGCAACCTGGGCGATGTGCTGCGTCTGCCCCGCGACGGACTGGCCCGTCGGCAGGCCGCGGCGGTCAGCGCGGCGCTGGCCCGCGCCCGCGGCGACACGCCTGACCTGCGAGACTGGTTTGTAGCGCCCGCGCGCTACACCGCCACAGTGGCCATGGCCGCGCCCACCGACCAGCTCGCCCCGTTGCTGTTCGCCGCCCGCCGCTTGTTTGCCGGCCAGGCCGCTTGGCTGGCCGCGCGTCAGATGGCGGCGGAGTACTGTCGCCTGACGCTGGTGCATGAATCCGGTCCGACCACCGTGCTCGATCTGTACTGCGGCGCGCCGTCGCGTGACGAGGCCCGCCTGGGGTTGTTGGCACGTGAACGTTTGGCCGCGCTGGCCCTGCCGGCACCGGTCGAAGCTTTGCAACTGACAAGCGGCGCACCGGTGGCACTGGCACCAAAATCCGGCGATCTGTTCGGCGATCCGGACGCCACGCAGCACAACGCCGGGCTGCTGTTGGAGCGTCTGATCGCCCGCCTGGGAACGGATGCCGTCATCGGTGTGCAACCTTGCGCCGACCATCGCCCCGAGCGCGCCTGGCGCCCGGTTCGGCCCGCAACACGCCCGCCGGCGCACGCATCCGCGCCGGGACTACGTCCGCTATGGTTGCTTGCCGAGCCTCAGGCGTTACGTTATAGAGCCGCCCTGACTTTGCTGGCCGGCCCGGAGCGGATCGAATCCGGCTGGTGGGACGGTGCCGATGTGCGGCGCGACTATTACGTGGCGCAGCACAAAGACGGGGCCCTGTGCTGGGTTTTTCATCCCCTGGACAAGCCGGATGAATGGTATGTGCACGGCTATTTCGGCTGA